One window from the genome of Pseudoalteromonas sp. '520P1 No. 423' encodes:
- the mutH gene encoding DNA mismatch repair endonuclease MutH encodes MRPSAPQSINELLRRVDDIAGLTIGDLASKYQFKTPKDLLREKGWIGQLIEWVLGAMAGSKPEPDFINLGIELKTLPISYSGKPIETTFVSVVPLKELQGLTWQKSPVKKKLNHVLWLPILSERDIAPEQRIIGSGFLWQPTPSQEALLQKDWEQQIEMIALGEIDQINGKLGQVLQIRPKAANSKALTDAIGPNGKIIQTLPRGFYLKTNFTGDILKAQFGI; translated from the coding sequence ATGCGCCCTAGTGCACCACAATCTATCAATGAATTATTACGCCGCGTTGATGATATTGCAGGGCTAACAATAGGTGATTTAGCATCTAAGTACCAATTTAAAACACCTAAAGACTTATTGAGAGAAAAAGGCTGGATCGGACAATTAATAGAATGGGTATTAGGTGCTATGGCAGGCTCTAAACCTGAACCTGACTTTATTAATTTGGGCATTGAATTAAAAACACTACCAATTTCTTACTCAGGCAAACCCATTGAAACAACCTTTGTATCTGTTGTTCCTCTTAAAGAGTTACAAGGGCTAACATGGCAAAAGTCGCCTGTTAAAAAGAAACTTAATCATGTTTTATGGCTACCTATTTTATCTGAAAGAGATATTGCTCCTGAACAGAGAATTATTGGTTCAGGATTTTTATGGCAACCTACACCAAGCCAAGAAGCATTATTACAAAAAGACTGGGAGCAACAAATTGAAATGATTGCGCTTGGTGAAATAGATCAAATCAACGGAAAACTAGGTCAAGTACTGCAAATTAGACCTAAAGCAGCTAATTCTAAAGCATTAACTGATGCCATAGGTCCTAATGGTAAAATAATTCAGACTTTACCTAGAGGTTTCTATTTAAAAACAAATTTCACTGGAGATATTTTAAAAGCTCAATTTGGAATTTAA
- the rppH gene encoding RNA pyrophosphohydrolase, which yields MIDAEGFRANVGIVICNNQGQVFWARRYGQHSWQFPQGGVDDGETPEETMYRELHEEVGLLPEDVEIVASSKHWLRYKLPKRLIRRDSSPVCIGQKQKWFLLKLRCKDEDVNLLKTNHPEFDDWRWVSYWYPVRQVVSFKRDVYRRVMKEFAPIAMPFYKKETHLKEPWRQRDKRY from the coding sequence GTGATTGACGCCGAAGGATTTCGTGCTAATGTTGGAATTGTGATCTGTAATAACCAAGGTCAGGTCTTTTGGGCTAGACGTTACGGTCAACATTCATGGCAATTCCCACAAGGTGGCGTAGATGATGGGGAAACCCCTGAAGAGACTATGTACCGTGAACTTCATGAAGAAGTAGGGCTATTACCTGAAGATGTTGAAATAGTAGCAAGCTCAAAACATTGGTTACGCTATAAGTTACCAAAAAGGCTGATCAGACGAGACTCAAGTCCAGTATGTATTGGTCAAAAACAAAAATGGTTTTTACTTAAGTTAAGATGTAAAGATGAAGATGTTAATCTATTAAAAACAAATCATCCAGAGTTTGATGATTGGCGTTGGGTGAGTTATTGGTATCCGGTACGCCAAGTTGTTTCTTTTAAACGAGATGTTTACCGACGAGTTATGAAAGAATTTGCGCCTATTGCAATGCCTTTTTATAAAAAAGAAACGCATTTAAAAGAGCCTTGGCGCCAACGAGATAAACGATATTAA